A stretch of Triticum aestivum cultivar Chinese Spring chromosome 1D, IWGSC CS RefSeq v2.1, whole genome shotgun sequence DNA encodes these proteins:
- the LOC123182130 gene encoding uncharacterized protein At5g49945, translated as MAAPSWIRLPRATVILLLLALHLSLSLAAQFEGFDSDELPSAAAADAASSDDDDEGLDLDLPPPPPITVSVSAPSPPVTTTTTAANPNLTPNPTVTPPNRTPSLDFWDEDEFEGIPVPEAAASGDSSAPAESAPSDPSAEEAAEAAPAAPRGPAELIRAFAVEIACVSFLICFVLNYFTGKRQNEAIALAWATKFATRDSIFDKNFSLLGTGDGKDTPLLLKEGQDVFKFYASGRRFCQGVLATMEMRARHDLLSKLLELVFPRKDTITFEVVMNEDAMDHVMVAVARKKAAKAMQKEERDLQKFASVLAPAPAGKKWVADELAVVAESKEVAGDMITEAVLDQVLGEKAFEKMGKWFISLHFSDQLAGSYKKVLSFKFVLPDANNMADMTKLVALVPFYIDLVGRYKLSSHARSKTDAARTKAAQEAFRELQGVRQETLLRKKAEKKKLMEEAEAKLSAEVLRKKEEKERNRQMKKGAPKVKMLRS; from the exons ATGGCGGCGCCGAGCTGGATCCGGCTGCCGCGCGCCACCGTAATCCTGCTCCTGCTCGCcctccacctctccctctccctcgccgcccAGTTCGAGGGGTTCGACTCCGACGagctcccctccgccgccgccgccgacgccgcgtcCTCCGACGATGACGACGAGGGGCTCGACCTCGACCTGCCGCCCCCTCCGCCCATCACCGTCTCCGTCTCCGCCCCTTCCCCTCCCGTGACCACCACCACCACTGCCGCAAACCCTAACCTCACCCCCAACCCCACGGTCACGCCCCCGAATCGCACTCCCTCGCTCGACTTCTGGGACGAGGACGAGTTCGAGGGCATCCCCGTTCCGGAAGCGGCGGCCTCCGGCGACTCCTCCGCGCCGGCAGAGTCCGCCCCGTCAGATCCCTCCGCCGAGGAAGCGGCCGAGGCGGCGCCGGCCGCGCCGAGGGGCCCCGCGGAGCTCATCCGCGCGTTCGCCGTCGAGATCGCGTGCGTCAGCTTCCTGATCTGCTTCGTGCTCAACTACTTCACCGGGAAGCGGCAGAACGAGGCGATCGCGCTGGCCTGGGCCACCAAGTTCGCCACCAGAGACTCCATCTTCGACAAGAACTTCAGCCTCCTTGGCACCGGCGACGGGAAGGACACGCCGCTCCTGCTCAAGGAAGGGCAGGACGTGTTTAAGTTCTACGCCAGCGGCAGGCGCTTCTGCCAGGGGGTGCTCGCCACCATGGAGATGCGTGCGCGGCACGACCTGCTGTCCAAGCTGCTGGAGCTGGTCTTCCCCAGGAAGGACACCATCACGTTCGAGGTGGTGATGAACGAGGACGCCATGGACCACGTGATGGTGGCTGTGGCTAGGAAGAAGGCCGCCAAGGCGATGCAGAAGGAAGAGAGGGATCTGCAGAAGTTTGCCTCTGTTCTCGCTCCTGCACCCGCTGGGAAGAAGTGGGTTGCAGATGAGCTTGCAGTAGTGGCCGAGTCAAAGGAGGTTGCTGGGGATATGATCACCGAGGCTGTGCTGGATCAG GTGCTTGGTGAGAAGGCTTTCGAGAAAATGGGGAAGTGGTTCATCTCACTTCATTTTTCAGATCAACTGGcaggctcttacaagaaagtcctCTCATTCAAGTTTGTGCTGCCAGATGCAAACAACATGGCTGATATGACAAAATTAGTTGCTCTTGTGCCATTCTACATTGATTTGGTTGGACGCTACAAGCTGAGCTCACAT GCGCGCTCGAAAACAGATGCTGCTAGGACAAAGGCCGCCCAGGAGGCTTTCAGGGAGCTTCAGGGTGTCAGGCAGGAAACCCTGCTGAGgaaaaaggccgaaaagaaaaAACTCATGGAAGAGGCAGAGGCCAAACTGAGCGCCGAGGTACTCCGGAAGAAAGAGGAGAAAGAGCGGAATCGGCAGATGAAGAAGGGGGCGCCCAAAGTTAAAATGCTACGCTCTTAA
- the LOC123182132 gene encoding transmembrane protein 18, which yields MEEVQAAVTAHLDQVSGLVQALSSELRSGIGPAADSLLAFVRAVDWTEPWLVCLMAFHAGLLLTAVGLRRNANLQFFFLFLAYSGVYLAEKINIYLAEHWKIFASRNYFDRAGVFISVVWSGPLVFISIVTVVSSLMTLCQLMVKWKRAELRHRGRLARDKEE from the exons ATGGAGGAGGTGCAGGCGGCCGTGACGGCGCACCTGGACCAGGTGTCAGGCCTCGTGCAGGCGCTCTCCTCCGAGCTCCGCAGCGGGATCGGCCCCGCCGCCGACAGCCTGCTCGCCTTCGTCCGCGCCGTCGACTGGACG GAGCCATGGCTGGTGTGCTTGATGGCATTCCACGCGGGCCTGCTGCTGACGGCCGTCGGGCTGAGGAGGAATGCCAACCTGCAGTTCTTCTTCTTGTTTCTTGCTT ATTCAGGGGTGTATCTAGCTGAAAAGATAAACATCTACCTAGCAGAGCACTGGAAGATCTTCGCCAGCCGGAATTACTTTGACCGTGCTGGAGTTTTCATCTCCGTTGTTTGGTCTGGCCCCCTTGTCTTCATATCTATCGTCACCGTG GTTAGCTCTCTTATGACACTATGTCAGTTAATGGTGAAATGGAAGAGAGCAGAACTAAGGCATCGGGGTCGTCTTGCTCGTGACAAAGAGGAATGA
- the LOC123182131 gene encoding embryogenesis-associated protein EMB8 isoform X2 has product MRSRPSHPAHRLSSPSVQTDETAHVSPRTASVSRNVSRKIKSSITGTRAPPRHRHRTRQQNPGPMATAGEDSAAELLLRAAALVPLERYALAALLLASAFLYRFLELHVLGDLLRGLRGGRVALTYHPDSQVYHRVAAKCRSLHGRYLATPWLASPHLQTLFLGIWGRPPSVTYRRQLYTVRDGGTIALDWLLASDSEDGSSCDGTISSDDSTPIVVVVPGLTSDSTAAYVKHLVFSMASNGWNVVVGNHRGLGGISITSDCFYNGGWTEDIREVVNYLHQKYPEAPLFTVGTSLGANILVKYLGEEGGSTPVAGAASICSPWDLLVTSRFISRKLVQRCYDKALAIGLKGYAKLHQPVLSRLANWEAITSSRSTREFDHHATCVVAKYETVDTFYRKCSCANYIGNVSVPLLCISALDDPLCTREAIPWDECRANKNIVLATTPNGGHLGFFQGLTAGRLWWVEPVSEFFSALHDSPCMHRQKTQEHGLQSPLESSIDKGPYVNRMEDGMVAAVTNEDTNIHESLDKHKQIVSEMEGSDGRVNVQQNGITSVSQDESHSAVKNTSGTEDNEPSAQGPVGSQEQREELSTDKIRDAIAPVKKSINQLIRSQGRSVWWLAYIAVVTSWPLLGTLGFFLYRKKFRNSSPAKRLLRG; this is encoded by the exons ATGCGCTCCCGCCCGTCGCACCCCGCGCACCGCTTGTCCTCCCCGTCAGTCCAAACCGACGAAACAGCTCACGTCTCTCCACGAACGGCATCAGTCTCCCGTAACGTCTCGAGAAAAATAAAATCCAGCATCACTGGCACGCGTGCCCCTCCCCGCCATCGACATCGAACGCGCCAGCAGAATCCCGGGCCGATGGCGACCGCGGGCGAGGACTCGGCCGCCGAGCTGCTGCTCCGCGCGGCGGCGCTGGTGCCGCTCGAGCGCTACGcgctcgccgccctcctcctcgcctccgCCTTCCTCTACCGCTTCCTCGAGCTCCACGTCCTCGGCGACCTGCTCCGCGGCCTCCGCGGCGGCCGCGTCGCCCTCACCTACCACCCGGACTCCCAGGTCTACCACCGCGTCGCCGCCAAGTGCCGCTCCCTCCACGGCAG GTACCTGGCGACGCCGTGGCTGGCGAGCCCTCATCTGCAGACGCTGTTCCTGGGCATCTGGGGGAGACCGCCTTCCGTCACGTATAGAAG GCAGCTGTACACAGTTCGTGATGGTGGAACCATTGCTTTGGATTGGCTACTAGCCTCTGACTCTGAAG ATGGCAGTTCTTGTGATGGAACTATTTCTAGTGATGATTCAACACCCATTGTTGTTGTCGTGCCTGGATTAACTAGTGATTCTACTGCCGCT TATGTGAAACACTTGGTCTTTTCTATGGCGAGCAATGGATGGAATGTTGTCGTAGGCAATCACAGGGGTTTGGGTGGCATCTCCATAACA TCCGATTGCTTTTACAATGGCGGATGGACAGAAGATATTCGTGAAGTTGTTAATTACCTTCATCAAAAGTACCCAGAGGCTCCACTATTCACTGTTGGGACAAGCTTAGGCGCCAATATTCTG GTCAAGTATCTGGGAGAAGAGGGTGGAAGTACTCCTGTAGCTGGTGCTGCATCTATTTGTTCACCCTGGGATCTTCTG GTGACTAGCAGATTTATTTCTCGCAAGCTAGTGCAGCGTTGTTACGATAAAGCTCTTGCAATTGGTCTCAAAGGATATGCAAAACT ACATCAACCAGTCTTGTCACGACTTGCAAACTGGGAAGCTATTACGTCG TCACGCTCCACCCGGGAATTTGACCATCATGCAACTTGTGTTGTTGCAAAGTACGAG ACAGTGGACACATTCTACCGCAAGTGCAGCTGTGCAAACTATATTGGTAACGTGTCTGTTCCGTTGCTTTGTATCAGTGCTTTAGATGACCCCCTTTGCACAAGGGAGGCCATTCCCTGGGATGAATGCAG GGCAAATAAGAATATTGTTTTGGCAACTACACCTAATGGTGGCCATCTTGGGTTTTTTCAAGGCCTAACTGCTGGAAGACTATG GTGGGTGGAACCTGTCTCCGAGTTTTTCTCTGCTCTACATGATAGTCCTTGCATGCATCGACAGAAG ACTCAAGAGCATGGATTGCAATCTCCGCTGGAATCATCCATCGATAAGGGACCATATGTTAATCGCATGGAAGATGGAATGGTAGCTGCAGTGACAAACGAGGATACCAACATTCATGAATCCTTGGATAAGCATAAGCAGATTGTCAGTGAAATGGAAGGCAGTGATGGGAGGGTTAATGTACAACAGAATGGGATCACCAGTGTGTCACAGGATGAGAGTCACAGTGCGGTGAAGAATACAAGCGGCACAGAGGATAATGAACCGTCTGCCCAAGGCCCTGTAGGGTCACAAGAGCAGAGAGAAGAGCTCTCCACAGATAAAATCCGAGATGCCATCGCCCCCGTTAAGAAATCCATTAACCAGCTCATTCGATCCCAGGGGAGGTCGGTCTGGTGGCTGGCTTACATTGCTGTGGTAACATCTTGGCCCTTGCTCGGTACCCTAGGTTTTTTCTTGTATAGGAAGAAGTTCAGGAATTCTTCGCCAGCCAAGCGGTTGTTAAGAGGCTAA
- the LOC123182131 gene encoding embryogenesis-associated protein EMB8 isoform X1, translating into MRSRPSHPAHRLSSPSVQTDETAHVSPRTASVSRNVSRKIKSSITGTRAPPRHRHRTRQQNPGPMATAGEDSAAELLLRAAALVPLERYALAALLLASAFLYRFLELHVLGDLLRGLRGGRVALTYHPDSQVYHRVAAKCRSLHGRYLATPWLASPHLQTLFLGIWGRPPSVTYRRQLYTVRDGGTIALDWLLASDSEAADGSSCDGTISSDDSTPIVVVVPGLTSDSTAAYVKHLVFSMASNGWNVVVGNHRGLGGISITSDCFYNGGWTEDIREVVNYLHQKYPEAPLFTVGTSLGANILVKYLGEEGGSTPVAGAASICSPWDLLVTSRFISRKLVQRCYDKALAIGLKGYAKLHQPVLSRLANWEAITSSRSTREFDHHATCVVAKYETVDTFYRKCSCANYIGNVSVPLLCISALDDPLCTREAIPWDECRANKNIVLATTPNGGHLGFFQGLTAGRLWWVEPVSEFFSALHDSPCMHRQKTQEHGLQSPLESSIDKGPYVNRMEDGMVAAVTNEDTNIHESLDKHKQIVSEMEGSDGRVNVQQNGITSVSQDESHSAVKNTSGTEDNEPSAQGPVGSQEQREELSTDKIRDAIAPVKKSINQLIRSQGRSVWWLAYIAVVTSWPLLGTLGFFLYRKKFRNSSPAKRLLRG; encoded by the exons ATGCGCTCCCGCCCGTCGCACCCCGCGCACCGCTTGTCCTCCCCGTCAGTCCAAACCGACGAAACAGCTCACGTCTCTCCACGAACGGCATCAGTCTCCCGTAACGTCTCGAGAAAAATAAAATCCAGCATCACTGGCACGCGTGCCCCTCCCCGCCATCGACATCGAACGCGCCAGCAGAATCCCGGGCCGATGGCGACCGCGGGCGAGGACTCGGCCGCCGAGCTGCTGCTCCGCGCGGCGGCGCTGGTGCCGCTCGAGCGCTACGcgctcgccgccctcctcctcgcctccgCCTTCCTCTACCGCTTCCTCGAGCTCCACGTCCTCGGCGACCTGCTCCGCGGCCTCCGCGGCGGCCGCGTCGCCCTCACCTACCACCCGGACTCCCAGGTCTACCACCGCGTCGCCGCCAAGTGCCGCTCCCTCCACGGCAG GTACCTGGCGACGCCGTGGCTGGCGAGCCCTCATCTGCAGACGCTGTTCCTGGGCATCTGGGGGAGACCGCCTTCCGTCACGTATAGAAG GCAGCTGTACACAGTTCGTGATGGTGGAACCATTGCTTTGGATTGGCTACTAGCCTCTGACTCTGAAG CTGCAGATGGCAGTTCTTGTGATGGAACTATTTCTAGTGATGATTCAACACCCATTGTTGTTGTCGTGCCTGGATTAACTAGTGATTCTACTGCCGCT TATGTGAAACACTTGGTCTTTTCTATGGCGAGCAATGGATGGAATGTTGTCGTAGGCAATCACAGGGGTTTGGGTGGCATCTCCATAACA TCCGATTGCTTTTACAATGGCGGATGGACAGAAGATATTCGTGAAGTTGTTAATTACCTTCATCAAAAGTACCCAGAGGCTCCACTATTCACTGTTGGGACAAGCTTAGGCGCCAATATTCTG GTCAAGTATCTGGGAGAAGAGGGTGGAAGTACTCCTGTAGCTGGTGCTGCATCTATTTGTTCACCCTGGGATCTTCTG GTGACTAGCAGATTTATTTCTCGCAAGCTAGTGCAGCGTTGTTACGATAAAGCTCTTGCAATTGGTCTCAAAGGATATGCAAAACT ACATCAACCAGTCTTGTCACGACTTGCAAACTGGGAAGCTATTACGTCG TCACGCTCCACCCGGGAATTTGACCATCATGCAACTTGTGTTGTTGCAAAGTACGAG ACAGTGGACACATTCTACCGCAAGTGCAGCTGTGCAAACTATATTGGTAACGTGTCTGTTCCGTTGCTTTGTATCAGTGCTTTAGATGACCCCCTTTGCACAAGGGAGGCCATTCCCTGGGATGAATGCAG GGCAAATAAGAATATTGTTTTGGCAACTACACCTAATGGTGGCCATCTTGGGTTTTTTCAAGGCCTAACTGCTGGAAGACTATG GTGGGTGGAACCTGTCTCCGAGTTTTTCTCTGCTCTACATGATAGTCCTTGCATGCATCGACAGAAG ACTCAAGAGCATGGATTGCAATCTCCGCTGGAATCATCCATCGATAAGGGACCATATGTTAATCGCATGGAAGATGGAATGGTAGCTGCAGTGACAAACGAGGATACCAACATTCATGAATCCTTGGATAAGCATAAGCAGATTGTCAGTGAAATGGAAGGCAGTGATGGGAGGGTTAATGTACAACAGAATGGGATCACCAGTGTGTCACAGGATGAGAGTCACAGTGCGGTGAAGAATACAAGCGGCACAGAGGATAATGAACCGTCTGCCCAAGGCCCTGTAGGGTCACAAGAGCAGAGAGAAGAGCTCTCCACAGATAAAATCCGAGATGCCATCGCCCCCGTTAAGAAATCCATTAACCAGCTCATTCGATCCCAGGGGAGGTCGGTCTGGTGGCTGGCTTACATTGCTGTGGTAACATCTTGGCCCTTGCTCGGTACCCTAGGTTTTTTCTTGTATAGGAAGAAGTTCAGGAATTCTTCGCCAGCCAAGCGGTTGTTAAGAGGCTAA